TAAAATTTGACAGTCCCATTCCTAACATTGTGATCTTATTTGATTAAATTTGGATTTAAGTGTTCAACTTTTTGCGTTCTTTACGCTCAATAATCGCCATGCCTACACCATAAAGCGCAATCATTGGACCAGCAATGAACCACATTGTAACACCGCTTCCATCAGGAGTGATAACAGCTCCGAAGATCACGATTACTACAACTGCATATCTGATATTCTTTCTCCAAAAATCTGAATCTACCATACCTGAAACCGAAATTGCATACATTACCAGCGGAAGCTGAAATGAAAAACCAAACGCCAGTAAAAATTGCAATACAAATGTAACAAATTCTATGACATTAAGAAAAGTTATCAGGCCTGCGGATTCACCATATCTGTATAAAAAATCCAAAATGTATGGAATTACCAAACTATACGAAAATATACAACCTGTAATGAATAATCCTAAAGCTGGAAGTGTGATGTTTCTGCTAACGTGAATTTCATTTTCTTTTAATGCTGGCTTGATAAATCCTACCATCTCTTTTACAATTACTGGCATTCCAACAACAATTCCCACTAGTGCTGCAATGTACACTTGTGCAAAGAAAGCCTGTCCTGGCGCTGTCTGAATTAACTTGACATCTTCTGGAACAAGATTGATTTTCATATGATTGGTAATTTGTGCTGCAATGTTGTTTAGTGGTTCTGGTAAAGGGTAGTAGACTGTAATCCCTCCTACTTGGATGGGCTCTGCATGAAAAGTCAAAACAAATGCAGTAATTATTCCAATAACTAATA
This genomic window from Nitrosopumilus ureiphilus contains:
- the tatC gene encoding twin-arginine translocase subunit TatC, giving the protein MSELDGINQHLEELRKRLLRIVLVIGIITAFVLTFHAEPIQVGGITVYYPLPEPLNNIAAQITNHMKINLVPEDVKLIQTAPGQAFFAQVYIAALVGIVVGMPVIVKEMVGFIKPALKENEIHVSRNITLPALGLFITGCIFSYSLVIPYILDFLYRYGESAGLITFLNVIEFVTFVLQFLLAFGFSFQLPLVMYAISVSGMVDSDFWRKNIRYAVVVIVIFGAVITPDGSGVTMWFIAGPMIALYGVGMAIIERKERKKLNT